The nucleotide sequence ttaagattatttattatttattgacattaaattaaaaaacaaataattGGAATACTAATTTCAATGCAACATATGAGAAAATTATTGGAAATAAAGAAATATATAATTACAAAAAATTAATGTCAAAAGTCACAAAAGACAATGGTGTCAAAACTGCTGTCAAAGGCAACTTCAAAATGGCAATGATATTAAAACCATTgttaaaaaaacacacaaaaggcAATGGTTCGTAAACTATTCTTTAAGTCATCAACAAAAGGCAGTGGTTTTCAAACTATTGTCGAAATTAGTAACAAAGTTACAATGGCATAAAACTGTTGCCTATCCTATTATGGTTGTAAACCGTTGCATAATGACAGACAACAGTAAAAATCGTTGTTTAAAAATTGTTGTAAAAACTGTTGCCTATTAGGGTAACAAGGGCAACAATTTCTTTGTTGTCGTTGTCTTAGACAAAAAACCGTTGCTTATTAGCATTGGTAACGGCCACATATACTACATGTCAAAAATCGTTGCCTAAAGTTTAGGAACGGTTTCTGATCTATGACAACGATTTTTTACTATTGCGAAAACCTTTATTTATTGTAGTGACATTATAAAATTATCATTCGCAAGAAAAGATCTTGAAATTCATGATTATCACAAATAGaaatgagaagagtcactaaccTTGATCCATGATGATGATAGTATTAGAAAGAATTCGCTTTGTCTATTTATTTACCTTCTTAATTCTTTCTTCAATTAAATTATTGATGGTGAGTGAGGAAGAAAGACTTCATTTGTAGGAAGAGAGGACTGAATTctgattttttttcataaaaatcaaCTTCCATCAAGTTggttatatttaaaaaataaccatacaattttttttattttattatttaattaaatatttattaaacCAATAAAATAAGACACATCATACACGAgacataatataatataatttctTACAACTTGGAGGCATTGGCTTTGTGTTTTTCACGATACGTGATTGAGAATTTGGCCCTAGTGAGTGAGATATAAAAGGAGCGGTGAATGATCAAATACGGTATCTAAGGGGTTCCTCAATTGAAAAAGCTGAAAACGAGAACATATCATTTTCAATTTTGTattcttttttgaaaatattttcacCGAAAATAATGTGAAATTACTCTATCAAAcagatttttatattttattttcattttcaaatggCCAAACCAATCGGCCTCTAATTTTTCAATAACTTTTAGTTAAACATTTTCTTTTATGGTGTTTTTAAAATGTGCTCATAGAATATAGGTTAGCAAAATATACTACGAAAGTTTAAAAACACATAAaaatttatcttaaaaaaattgattttatacCTATAAACAATGAATTTTGTTTGAcaaaattattctaaaaaatcactctaaatttttaaattaccGCTTCCTAAGGTATCACAATTCCAAATTTTCAATCCTCAACTCTTCACCACCAACTCACTACCAACTTCGGCCTCTTTTACTTCTGCAGCACCAGCTTCACGTGGCACTTTCCTTTCTCAAAACCACCACCTTCTCCATCCGACCCACCTCCCTCCAATCACAACCACAACAACAAACCCACTCTCTTCCAAACCAAATTCTACTACATTCACCaatcttcatcttcctcctccaAAGGATGAATCATTCTCCTTGCTCACAAAGATTCCTTTCTTCTCCGCATTTTCGACCCTTTCACTGACTCCATTCTCACTCTCTTACATAAACCCTCTGCCCTTCATTTCCCTAAGAACTTGAGTCTCCTTGATTTCAACCTCCTCGAGTTCCTTCAAATTATTCTTCTCACCACCACACTCAACAACACTAAGATCCATTTGTTCACAACGATGCCAAGCTTCATGTTTCAAAGATCAATGATGATAGTTGGATAGTTCTCAATAGTTCTAAACTTCTAATTGTTTCAATGACATGATCTTTCACAATAGTTAGCTCTATATGGTAGACAAAGTAGATACAATCTCATGGGTGGGGTGAGATATTGGTGGTTGATGTGGTGGTGAAGAGGGAATTAGAAATATAGGATTTGGTTATAGTAAGAAaatgataatttaaaaattttgagtaATTTTAGTGTTTGAAAAACTTTGTTTGaggaattttttttatgtataaaatcaattttattttttcgtAGAAAAATTTATCAGTGTTTTAAATTTTCGTGGATAGAAATGATGTTTAAcctcaaaacaaattaaaattatgtttcataagaatttataaaattagaaaaagaaaaaaatacatgaCAAAAAATAGTATTgacatcttttcctttttttatttttatctctttaaTATGATGTACTGAATCTAGTTTAGGAGGACAAACACCTGTTACATTAACCATTCTTTAACTGGTCTAGTAACTTAAATCATTTAGAGAATATATAATTTATTAGGAAACTTCATAATAATTCAAAGAAGAGAGCACATGTATGGGCTATAGTGTGGTTATTTTTGAAGTACCAACATTTGTTTTGACTACTTTGCGATATGCGAAgaagttattttctattttacttGATTATATCTATTTGATTGACTTATTCTCTGAATTATAAGTGACAGTTACCGAATAACACGAGACAAAACATGTTGTAATAGTTAAATTATAGGTATAACGGCCGAGTTATGCGCAACAACGTGAGCGGTAGTTGTTTATGAGTCATGAAAATCCTAACGTTCTTTTGACCTAACCGCCAAATTATAGTGACAAGATCAAGTTAAAATGAAAAAcataatgagttaaaagaaaatattttaatagAAAAAGTTAATAGTGGATCCTATACTGATGCCATTTTATGCAGAATCCGAGTCACCATGTTTTTCAATATTCATAATAACCCACCGATAATGAGAGCGCACAACCAAAAGAATTGGTGCAGTTAATTAAAGACGGGTTTCGTGAAACATTGAAAACCAACCACCACAATAACAAATGTCCCCAACAAGGTAATCCCTGCCCCTCAACATTTGCATCATCGTCTTCCTAATTCTATAGAGCCTGTTGATTTCCTCCGCCAACAAAACcgtcatttttcttctttctctattCACAAGAAACCAAACAAACCACAAAATATAGGTCATATTGTAATGTTTACAAATAGCAGATtgattcaaaaaatatgcacgtTTACAGGATAAGAAAAAATTTGCACTTCAAATATTAGGATTTGGAGAACGAAACTTACGATAAAAAATAAAGGGTTGAAAGGATTGGAAGAGAGGTGATACTCGTAGAGATGTTCTTCACACGAAGTAGTAGCTGCCTGTCTTCTATGTTTGAAGGAAAGGGTTTATAAAAGCGTGTACACGAGCCAGGTTGGACTAGATATAAATATATTCGAACCCAACCCAAATATTTTATCATATCCATTTTATTGAGTTAAACCTCAAAGTGGTCCTCAGATTCATAAAGTGCACAAATTTTGTCCCTAATTTTTCAATTGCACTATTTACTAGCGTGAAAACCCGTGCAATGCACGGGCTTCATGTAAACTAAAGcccttttaaaaaaatactaagaaTATAACTAAACTGTATTCTATAAAGATAGATATGTTGTATTAAATTTGGATTATCACTACATTAAAATAAAACAATAGAATACAACAATTGCTCAATATGTCAATAAACAGTATAACATGCTTTGtaagataataaaatataataaaaattattagacactaaaaaaacagaaaaaaaaagtcCAACAGAGATGTAGTTTTCTATTTTGCATAATCTTAAAAACATAGATTGTCAAGATACCTATTGATAGCAAAACAAAATATTTACAACATATATAAATTTGTTCATTAATCAAAAAACAAAATATGTCCAAAACAATTTAACATATAGTTCAAAATATCTATCAAACAGAGTTATACATAGGAGCCCTAACATCGCTGAATCGACAACTCTATCTGGTGGTTAGGTATCGAGTCGAGTTTCAAGGTAATGCTATCCCCCTCCTTTAAATTGTATACTCTACAACATTCATTTCACCCGACCCCAAATTTTCATTCCCTACCTCTTCTTCCACTTTTCAATTAGTGGAAAAAGAACACATTCTTCTCTACATTGGAACGTGGACTAGTGATCGTCCAAATCGAACCATCTCCAGATTGTTTAAGATATGCAGCAAATTTCGAAGCCAGATACTGCAATGAATAACTCATAGTTAAGATAAACATAATATTTTCATACACAATGAATAACATATTTAGGAAAAATATTTAATAAGCTtgcaagaaaaaaaatgaaagaaaggacTCTCTTGAGATCAACTTACCAGTCTAGATTGACCCAGATCCGAAGCTGTGATGATCTTTTCATAATAAACCTCTGGAGTATATCTAGTTCAGGATATTTTAAACATGTTAGTCACCACATTAAAAAATACCGATCTATACCATGATATTAAAATCCAAAACACAAGAAAAAAAGTTACACTTAGCATTACCTATGATCAGAGAATTCGTTTGTCTCATTACTTTGTTCGTGGACCTCCACTAATAAAGTGCTTCCACCAGACAAATCTATCGGATTATGCGGATTATCCCCTACCAGTGTCCCATCTTGATCATTGTTTTCATCACCGTCTGATGAAAACTCATCATCAGATGGTTCAGACCCAGATAGAACCATCACATCAGGTGATGAGTCCTCATCAATCCTGGTATACTTTATGTGGAATACTCTTGATACATTATCAAGTGTCTCTGGTCCACTATCTCAGGCACATATGAGTGAGGATCAAGGTGAACTTGGATGGGTTGGTTGTCGTGATTccacaatgaaataaaaaaattccaaaaCTGACATACCTAAATTGAACAAATGCCCCTCTATTGATTAAATAAAAAGTTCTAATATGTTCAAATGAGTAGTCAGTTATGAGCAATTGATCATTCTTTTTTCTCAGGTCCAGCAGTAAACAATTATCTAGCTCATCTATGACATAGATCATTGTCCCTAATTCTTCACCATGGGTTGAAACAAAAGTTGGGGGAAGAGCTCTCTCACCCTATATTCAAATTTCTTCCTAAAGTTAATTCATGTctaacaaaacatgctaaaaatgcATCAAATAATATTACATAATTATTTATCAAAGAGAGATATATATACATTTAAATCTACCATTATTACCAACTGAGCAACACAAGAGAACAATAATCACGTATATGAACTCACATTATAATGAGCATGACAAAAATAGGTAACTAAGTAAGAAACACATATCAGGTCTTTTTGAATGTCCAGGAAAAAATACTGAAGTTTTGAAAGAAacaatgaaaaagaaattgaTGTTATCTTGATGCATTTTGAAACCAAATCATGTACATAAACATCGAATCATCTTTTAACATATTAATAAATGCTGAATTTTTAAAGTCACTATCATTATATGTATGATTAGTAaacattatattatttattttgaatggACATTGATAATTTATCAAAACTAATCTTTTTAGAGTTGTTGTAGTCTACACCCATTTCAGATTAGAAAGATCAGGAACTCAGAGTTAGCTAAACAAACTCATCTAACAGGAAAAAGAAACTATCAAGAGGAGGAAAGTAGAAAAGACCACTAACtgaatataaattaaaaacaaaccaTTTGATGTTAAAGATTTAACCCACCTCTTTAATCGGTTAACATGCATGATATAATATTCCATAATATATTTGGTTACCTGGTTACTAAAAAGGCGAAATCTAAAAATCCGTTCTTTTCTGTTGGGCCAATATTGCTGGGTTGCTAAAAATCTCCTATTAGCACATAATGGTATGATTAGAATCTAAGACTGAGACTTTTAACCAAGAAACCAACTAactaaatatacaaaaaaaaagtaaCAATTTAGAAGCATATTTATGAAAAATACCCAAGAAACCACTTTCGAAAACTACTATACAACATATTTTGCAGATTACGACAACTTCTGAAATCTGGCCTACATATAAATGAGAagccaataaaattaaattacaacatgaaaaatatctgagaaagaatttaaaaaaaaactatagaTGGCATAATATCGATATTTAATTGACATTAAAATTTTCACAAGTTAATCTGAAATATATCGAATGGAAAAGTAGATGAGACTTCAATGGAATTGAAAATGCAGCAAACAAAACATCTTCTGTAATGCTCAGCACCATACTTGTTTGGATTTTTCTCTATTGGCATCCATCGCCATTCAGCCTTATCAGATAGAGAGACTTGGTACAAAGATTCAAGAACAAATAAAAGATCTTGTCTCTTACTGCAAAAGAGAGCATTATAATAAAGTAAACCCTAATAGGAGATTTCAACAAATTTAAGAAAAACAAGTGATAAAATTGAATCCAGAAACATAAAGAACAAACATAAAGAAGGAACAGCAACCATTGATaaacaaaagaagaaatagaTGAACAAAAATATCGTTATTTATTCTAGTAAATTGAATTTCTACTAATGCTAATTATAATGTTCAGAAGTTTTAGAAAGCTAACcactactactaataataatttaaacaaacaatcatgaattatgaatttattaattagaatatGCATTACAAAtgatatgaaaaaaagaaaatatacaaaaattagatcaataataaaatataaaagaccaAAATGaatattcaaaaattataaatatgataaaactcattttaaaaaaaaccttttttatattttaaaataatcgataaaataatgtaaacaatgaatatattttttaagttgaGGAAGAGATTACAAAATTAGTATCTTTTGTTCAAAATAACCTGcttaatattttttcttatttatatctTAAAATAATCGATAAAACAATGACTTTATTTACAAAGGTTTTGATTAATGAGGTGCCTAATAGTTCAAAATTAGTATCTTTTGTTCCCTGATAGAACATGTTGTCAAGAAGAGTTATCATGGGAGGTAATCAATCACAATGTATTCTATAAAGCcatggttatggaaaacagtatAACTAAAGTGGTTCTAGAACCTTGAAACTTTGTGCTACCTTCACGATGATTTTTTTACTGttaaaaatgttttaaattatctgcttaatattttttcttattgGATACAATATAGTAATACCAAAATTACCGAATTTCACACGGCCAATACAACTTCAGTGAAACTGAATTAATTAACTTGCtaaaaagaaattaatataaaaaataactttCTGTTATTATCCTTTGAACTTCTCTCATGTTAATAACTTACATTTTAGTATGTTACCTTAAATGTAGCTTCCTAATCAAGATGATTAACAAAAGTAGCTCCTACCCACGTGTCACAACCTGGTaacaaaaagcataaaaaaagaaGTTAATAAGAATCAGATGTTGGACATATCCAAGTATCAGAGATCCCTTGTTTTGGAAATcaaatatttctttctttttttttttaaatcgggGAGGAACGTTTCCTTGAATGATACATACACGTTCAAATATATGACAATCTCTTATATTGGTTCAAATTAAGACTCAGCAACATGCAAGAGcaacaaaaattttagtattaGGCAAAAAAATAATCAGAAAGGATACTTGAACTGAGCCCATTCACATAAAGGTATTAACTGGATATTTTCAGAAGACAACTTTAGTTGATGAAATGACCGAAAGGAAAGCtacgaaaaatgaaaagaaaagaaaaagaaaaaagagtgaagACAAGATTATGTTGGGACTGCAACAGTTAGGGCAAAACCTTAACTTGTTATTCGATTGAGAGAAAATTTACCTGTTGAACGAAATGGAGACGCCGAGACGACTGGAGATGACGACAAGTTTGTATCTTGTAGGAAGATTTGGGGTTTAACCCTGCAAAAAGTTGTGCGGTGTGTTTCTCGGTTGAGTGAGCTGAGATCCCAGAGAGAGAGGATGCACGGTCACTGCGTTAGGTCTTCTTTGTGACCTTTTTTTATTGCGTGTGTGTGTCTTGTTTGTGGCCTCTTTTTTTTATTGCGTGTGTGTGGGGGTGGGGAGAGGGGTTGGAGAAGAGGGAGTGACCTTTGGTTTTTTAATGTTTTCTTGATAATGTTAAAGAAGGGAAAAAACTAATAGAAGATATAAGATCTTATGAgaactaaaattataatttagtctAAAGAAAATATATAGTTATAATAATGGTATAAGAAttaggaattaaaaaaaaaaactccatcAAAGAATGTGATAGAAAATCATTAAGGAGAAGCTGGTTTAAAAGGCTAACCTTCAAAATTATCtgaacataaaatagcaatgctTCTTTTACGATCAGAAATGACAGCCAATACCCATTTCAGCATCCATAAGAATGCAATCATAAACTAACCTCAGGAATGGGTCAGAGTAAAGTTGCTCCAATTTTTTTGTATCCTAAATTAGAATTTATAAGTGAAACAGTTCACCAAAAAAGTCAAACAGTTCTAGTCACGAAAGGGGAAAAAGATCATCTAAAATGTGGAGGTTTGGAAAACTGGAAAAGTAAATTTATAATCACCTTTGAATTTGTAAGTTTTATTATTTGTGAGCCCTACTATCTTATTTCAAGGGTGTTTAAAGTCTTACTTGATCACTTTACCAACCTCCTCAAAATATATCAACATAAGTGGATTTTTATCCTACTATACCAAACATAAGATAACTTTTATTACTAAAGGAAATGTGAGAGAGAGACAAAGACTCTATAAGGTAAAAGAATTCAAGACAGAATCTTGTGCAATAGaattcaagataaaattcaatAGTGTGTACCTAAAGAGTCCTACAAAAGAAGTGTGAGTTTGCTATTTCTATATGGAATGTGAGAATTCTTTTGAGCTAGTGCTGTGATCACATCTTTTATGTGAACATGCACGGTGAGTACACTGAATTAAACAGCCTTTATTATCAGTGTCTGCATTAAACATTTAAATTCAAGTTATAGGGTctgaacaaattttaaaaattacctGTGGGAACGACTACTCCTATTGTTCAGTGCAGTGGAACTGACAGCACGGTTGACCTTACCAAGTTTCACGAGGGTCAAAACATCAGTTGTAGATGTCACCGGACGCAATGTAGCATCAGGAAGACTCAATCCATCATCATTACAGCTCCTAATCTCTAATTTATTATCTATTTTGTCCTCAGCAAGTAGGTCTCTAACTTGTTCATTGTAAATCTCAACCATTTGAACATAAATGTCATATGTCATAATGTCTTTCCTGTCATTAGACATTCGAAACAAATCGTTAAGAGCGAGATAATTGATCCCCATATCCTTAGAGGTTCCACCTGATGGACCACTCtgccaaaagaaagaagaaacaaaaaatattatatgGATATATAATTAGTTTGAGTTTGCATATATAGTAAGCAGACATTGCTTGTTATTTCATTGGTCTGTGTCCGCGTTAATTAATATATGGAAGAACCAATGCAATGTGTATCATACTTCTTTTATCTTACCATGGTGTATGTCTTCCTAGATCCAGTTTGACCATATGCAAAAATACAAACATTATATCCATCCATCACGGATCTAATTAACGGCTGAGTGTCCTTAAAAACCTCATCTGTGTACAAagttaaaataaatttcaataaaaTGATGTAAAAGAAAGGGAAGGGGAGGGAAAATTTCTGTAATCAGCATGTGGAACTCTACCTTGGCCAGCCTTTGGACCAAAAACCCGATTGAACTGAAAAAGTTTCCTTCCATCTTTCAATGTTTTGGATGGATCTAAAATGAATAGAGAACCATCCTCCCCAATGAAATCAATAATATTCTTGGATTCAGCCTGGAATAAGGGTATGATTCTGCAGTAAACTCGAATATTACCTATGATTTGGATTTGAAAAGTTTGACAAAATTAACTTTGGTCAATAATATATAAAGAGAAAGTGGCCATTAATTAAATAAGCAATTAAAAGTTCAACCTTTCAGATCTTGAACCATGTTAAATAATTTCCTATTCTCTTCTACTACTCTATTATATCCACCAGCTTTAGTTGCCATATCCTCTACTTGACTCCCTGAATTCATAAACCAGTATTTCATCTCAATAATTAATAAGcataaatttgattctcaaaacACACAATTAACTCACAATCAGAAGGAAAACAAAAGCATCAATCCAAAAGGTAATAAACCAACAAATGAAGCCATCCAAATTCAAACACAATGCCCTTTGGAATTTTGGTATAGTTCCAACACAAATATCAATTGATCACATACCAGTGTAAATGAAAACACCCCTTTAACAACCAAATTTATCAAGATGGTTCCCATCCTCTAGCAGTATTTGAAGTATTCTGGAAAACGAACTGGGAATGACCTATTTATCGTGATAAGTTGATAACAAATAACAAATTGCAGAGTGAACAACGACAATTCATAATGATACCTAATTGCTCAAGCAAGATCTAAACATAATAGGAAATGTTAACAACACTTTTCATTTCCTCTACTAAGTAAATAGATATTTTTGTGGTTAAATTCGGAATTATACGAAGAAAGGGACTGACCGAGTTCACCGGCGTGATTGGCAGAGCTGCAATCCGAGGAGCGAGAGGCGATGTCCTCAAACTTGGATTTGACAGAAACGATTTCGTCACGGAAGGCCTTTAGCTGAGAGATGGCGCTGTCTCTGGTGGTGTTTCTGATGACCTGGCCTTCTGCATCCTTCCACGACGCCTTGTGCCTCGAACCTTGGTGCTTCACCAGTATGTGCGATGCCCTAACCTCACCTCCATCACCACCGTGGCTGTTGCTGCAGTACGACATCTTCTTCGTCTTGTTCAAATGCTGCTTATGCTTCTCCTTCTGCTCCGCCGGCACCACCGGAGACTTCTTCCTCTTCCGATCGGACTCTATCTTCGCCGGAATTCCAGAGAGAGTGAGAAGAGATGTGTGAGTGAGAGGGCTCCGAATCAGAATCGGCTTCAGGAAAAGGAAAGTAGTGAGGAGGAGATAATGTGTTCCCAATGGAACATGCCTGTTCCCAATCAGAATCGTTCCATCTTTATCGTGGGGTCCACATCTATTGATCTAATGGATCCAGTAtgctaaaaatttttaattttttttcaatcaaaacatgtctacctctaatttttttttttcaacctgAAACTTTTTAATTGAGTATTGGAAGACTATATATAACTCATTAACTACTTCTAGACTCTTGAAATATTAAGATAGCAAGAATGTTATTTACGCTCTAAAATTAATAATGTTAAATACATCATAAACTAATAAAAACAaacttttgtaaaaaaaatttaaaaaaatatcattaaaaaaatattttttaaaataacgcCCAAANNNNNNNNNNNNNNNNNNNNNNNNNNNNNNNNNNNNNNNNNNNNNNNNNNNNNNNNNNNNNNNNNNNNNNNNNNNNNNNNNNNNNNNNNNNNNNNNNNNNNNNNNNNNNNNNNNNNNNNNNNNNNNNNNNNNNNNNNNNNNNNNNNNNNNNNNNNNNNNNNNNNNNNNNNNNNNNNNNNNNNNNNNNNNNNNNNNNNNNNNNNNNNNNNNNNNNNNNNNNNNNNNNNNNNNNNNNNNNNNNNNNNNNNNNNNNNNNNNNNNNNNNNNNNNNNNNNNNNNNNNNNNNNNNNNNNNNNNNNNNNNNNNNNNNNNNNNNNNNNNNNNNNNNNNNNNNNNNNNNNNNNNNNNNNNNNNNNNNNNNNNNNNNNNNNNNNNNNNNNNNNNNNNNNNNNNNNNNNNNNNNNNNNNNNNNNNNNNNNNNNNNNNNNNNNNNNNNNNNNNNNNNNNNNNNNNNNNNNNNNNNNNNNNNNNNNNNNNNNNNNNNNNNNNNNNNNNNNNNNNNNNNNNNNNNNNNNNNNNNNNNNNNNNNNNNNNNNNNNNNNNNNNNNNNNNNNNNNNNNNNNNNNNNNNNNNNNNNNNNNNNNNNNNNNNNNNNNNNNNNNNNNNNNNNNNNNNNNNNNNNNNNNNNNNNNNNNNNNNNNNNNNNNNNNNNNNNNNNNNNNNNNNNNNNNNNNNNNNNNNNNNNNNNNNNNNNNNNNNNNNNNNNNNNNNNNNNNNNNNNNNNNNNNNNNNNNNNNNNNNNNNNNNNNNNNNNNNNNNNNNNNNNNNNNNNNNNNNNNNNNNNNNNNNNNNNNNNNNNNNNNNNNNNNNNNNNNNNNNNNNNNNNNNNNNNNNNNNNNNNNNNNNNNNNNNNNNNNNNNNNNNNNNNNNNNNNNNNNNNNNNNNNNNNNNNNNNNNNNNNNNNNNNNNNNNNNNNNNNNNNNNNNNNNNNNNNNNNNNNNNNNNNNNNNNNNNNNNNNNNNNNNNNNNNNNNNNNNNNNNNNNNNNNNNNNNNNNNNNNNNNNNNNNNNNNNNNNNNNNNNNNNNNNNNNNNNNNNNNNNNNNNNNNNNNNNNNNNNNNNNNNNNNNNNNNNNNNNNNNNNNNNNNNNNNNNNNNNNNNNNNNNNNNNNNNNNNNNNNNNNNNNNNNNNNNNNNNNNNNNNNNNNNNNNNNNNNNNNNNNNNNNNNNNNNNNNNNNNNNNNNNNNNNNNNNNNNNNNNNNNNNNNNNNNNNNNNNNNNNNNNNNNNNNNNNNNNNNNNNNNNNNNNNNNNNNNNNNNNNNNNNNNNNNNNNNNNNNNNNNNNNNNNNNNNNNNNNNNNNNNNNNNNNNNNNNNNNNNNNNNNNNNNNNNNNNNNNNNNNNNNNNNNNNNNNNNNNNNNNNNNNNNNNNNNNNNNNNNNNNNNNNNNNNNNNNNNNNNNNNNNNNNNNNNNNNNNNNNNNNNNNNNNNNNNNNNNNNNNNNNNNNNNNNNNNNNNNNNNNNNNNNNNNNNNNNNNNNNNNNNNNNNNNNNNNNNNNNNNNNNNNNNNNNNNNNNNNNNNNNNNNNNNNNNNNNNNNNNNNNNNNNNNNNNNNNNNNNNNNNNNNNNNNNNNNNNNNNNNNNNNNNNNNNNNNNNNNNNNNNNNNNNNNNNNNNNNNNNNNNNNNNNNNNNNNNNNNNNNNNNNNNNNNNNNNNNNNNNNNNNNNNNNNNNNNNNNNNNNNNNNNNNNNNNNNNNNNNNNNNNNNNNNNNNNNNNNNNNNNNNNNNNNNNNNNNNNNNNNNNNNNNNNNNNNNNNNNNNNNNNNNNNNNNNNNNNNNNNNNNNNNNNNNNNNNNNNNNNNNNNNNNNNNNNNNNNNNNNNNNNNNNNNNNNNNNNNNNNNNNNNNNNNNNNNNNNNNNNNNNNNNNNNNNNNNNNNNNNNNNNNNNNNNNNNNNNNNNNNNNNNNNNNNNNNNNNNNNNNNNNNNNNNNNNNNNNNNNNNNNNNNNNNNNNNNNNNNNNNNNNNNNNNNNNNNNNNNNNNNNNNNNNNNNNNNNNNNNNNNNNNNNNNNNNNNNNNNNNNNNNNNNNNNNNNNNNNNNNNNNNNNNNNNNNNNNNNNNNNNNNNNNNNNNNNNNNNNNNNNNNNNNNNNNNNNNNNNNNNNNNNNNNNNNNNNNNNNNNNNNNNNNNNNNNNNNNNNNNNNNNNNNNNNNNNNNNNNNN is from Arachis ipaensis cultivar K30076 chromosome B01, Araip1.1, whole genome shotgun sequence and encodes:
- the LOC110269909 gene encoding kinesin-like protein KIN-14L, producing MATKAGGYNRVVEENRKLFNMVQDLKGNIRVYCRIIPLFQAESKNIIDFIGEDGSLFILDPSKTLKDGRKLFQFNRVFGPKAGQDEVFKDTQPLIRSVMDGYNVCIFAYGQTGSRKTYTMSGPSGGTSKDMGINYLALNDLFRMSNDRKDIMTYDIYVQMVEIYNEQVRDLLAEDKIDNKLEIRSCNDDGLSLPDATLRPVTSTTDVLTLVKLGKVNRAVSSTALNNRSSRSHR